One segment of Agromyces albus DNA contains the following:
- a CDS encoding general stress protein, protein MTNQSPFGGRMGRTFPTLPSGETVASFETYAEAQSAVDALAKAEFPVKELAIVGTDLTSVERITGTMSWSRAAGAGALSGAWFGTFLGLLLFIFSPTGASVGILISAVLLGAGFGMIFGVVSYSVNRRRRDFTSVMQVLATRYAVIAETAHVARARSVLGVDAPPPARDERPDRPGAQGSAAEAGSAPMSYGEATDAARRAREQQARVDRADAEQAATEPAEGDRAAGEQGSRAPRERPRYGEFAEPDASDSGDSGHRPS, encoded by the coding sequence GTGACCAATCAATCGCCCTTCGGCGGCCGCATGGGCCGCACCTTCCCGACCCTGCCGAGCGGCGAGACGGTGGCGAGCTTCGAGACCTACGCCGAGGCCCAGTCCGCCGTCGACGCCCTCGCCAAGGCGGAGTTCCCGGTGAAGGAGCTCGCGATCGTCGGCACCGACCTCACGAGCGTCGAGCGCATCACGGGCACCATGAGCTGGAGCCGGGCGGCCGGCGCCGGCGCACTGTCGGGAGCCTGGTTCGGTACCTTCCTCGGGCTTCTCCTCTTCATCTTCTCGCCGACGGGTGCCTCCGTCGGCATCCTCATCTCGGCCGTGCTGCTCGGCGCCGGGTTCGGCATGATCTTCGGCGTCGTCTCGTATTCGGTGAACCGCCGGCGGCGCGATTTCACGTCGGTCATGCAAGTGCTCGCCACGCGGTACGCGGTCATCGCCGAGACGGCCCACGTCGCCCGCGCTCGCTCCGTGCTCGGCGTCGACGCGCCGCCGCCTGCACGCGACGAGCGCCCCGATCGGCCGGGTGCCCAGGGCTCGGCCGCCGAGGCCGGGTCGGCGCCGATGAGCTACGGCGAGGCGACGGATGCCGCCCGGCGGGCGCGCGAACAGCAGGCGCGCGTCGATCGGGCCGATGCCGAGCAGGCGGCGACCGAACCCGCCGAGGGAGATCGGGCCGCGGGCGAGCAGGGGAGCCGTGCGCCCCGGGAACGGCCCCGCTACGGCGAGTTCGCCGAACCCGATGCATCCGATTCCGGCGACTCGGGACACCGGCCCAGCTGA
- a CDS encoding magnesium transporter MgtE N-terminal domain-containing protein, which translates to MSATRVFVARLAGCAVFDPAGDRVGKVRDVLVVYRKNDPPRVVGLIVEIPGKRRVFVSIGRVTSIGAGQIITTGLINLRRFEQRGGEVRVIAEMLGRKVAFNDGSGTATIEDVAISEHDPGEWEVEQLFVRRPKGASPFSKGQSAYVTWREVRETTASGEAQSAEHLIATYSELKPADLASTLLDLPALRRQEVAEELSDDRLASVLEEMPETDQVEILSRLGDDRAADVLDHMQPDDAADLIAQLPEERGEHLLELMEPEEADDVRFLLSYGADTAGGLMTTEPIIVSADATVAEGLALIRRHDLPPALGAAVCVTLPPYEPPTGRFLGLVHFQRMLRYPPHERLGTLIDQGLEPVTADTSAAEVSRILASYDLVSVPVVDEKHRLVGVVTIDDVLDYLLPDDWRSHPEEEGVGRRAAARAQLTTGSIPIPHGRRAGDGTR; encoded by the coding sequence GTGAGCGCCACGAGAGTCTTCGTCGCCCGGCTCGCCGGGTGCGCCGTCTTCGACCCCGCGGGCGATCGAGTCGGCAAGGTGCGCGACGTGCTCGTCGTGTACCGCAAGAACGACCCGCCACGCGTCGTCGGCCTCATCGTCGAGATCCCCGGCAAGCGTCGCGTGTTCGTCTCGATCGGCAGGGTCACCTCGATCGGCGCCGGCCAGATCATCACGACCGGACTCATCAATCTCCGCCGCTTCGAGCAGCGCGGCGGCGAGGTGCGCGTCATCGCCGAGATGCTCGGCCGCAAGGTCGCCTTCAACGACGGCTCGGGCACGGCGACGATCGAAGACGTCGCGATCTCCGAGCACGATCCGGGCGAGTGGGAGGTCGAGCAGCTCTTCGTGCGCCGGCCCAAGGGAGCCTCGCCGTTCTCGAAGGGGCAGTCGGCCTACGTCACGTGGCGCGAGGTGCGCGAGACGACCGCGAGCGGTGAGGCGCAGTCGGCCGAGCACCTCATCGCGACCTACTCCGAGCTGAAGCCGGCCGACCTCGCGAGCACCTTGCTCGACCTGCCGGCGCTGCGTCGCCAGGAGGTCGCGGAAGAGCTCTCCGACGACCGGCTCGCCTCTGTGCTCGAGGAGATGCCCGAGACCGACCAGGTGGAGATCCTCTCCCGGCTCGGCGACGATCGCGCGGCCGACGTGCTCGACCACATGCAGCCCGACGACGCCGCCGACCTCATCGCGCAGCTTCCCGAAGAGCGCGGTGAGCACCTGCTCGAGCTGATGGAGCCCGAAGAGGCCGACGACGTCCGATTCCTCCTCTCCTACGGCGCCGACACCGCGGGCGGGCTCATGACGACCGAGCCGATCATCGTCTCGGCCGATGCCACCGTGGCCGAGGGGCTCGCGCTCATCCGCCGCCACGACCTGCCTCCCGCCCTCGGCGCGGCGGTGTGCGTGACACTGCCGCCGTACGAGCCGCCCACCGGCCGCTTCCTCGGCCTCGTGCACTTCCAGCGGATGCTGCGCTATCCCCCGCACGAGCGCCTCGGCACCCTCATCGACCAGGGCCTCGAGCCCGTCACGGCCGACACCTCCGCCGCCGAGGTCAGCCGCATCCTCGCGAGCTACGACCTCGTGTCCGTGCCGGTCGTCGACGAGAAGCACCGACTCGTCGGGGTGGTGACGATTGACGACGTGCTCGACTACCTCCTGCCAGATGACTGGCGAAGTCATCCCGAAGAGGAGGGTGTGGGCCGACGCGCTGCTGCGCGAGCCCAGCTGACGACGGGAAGCATCCCGATCCCGCACGGAAGGAGGGCAGGAGATGGCACGCGTTGA
- a CDS encoding DUF1003 domain-containing protein: MARVDVEDRRFDTPKGIRRSPSFRGTGDKDRFGRFTEWVARAMGTPGFLLGLTLFAVGWMVWNTFAPEHYRFDSIAIGFTALTLVLSLQASYAAPLILLAQNRQDDRDRVQIEQDRQRAERNLADTEYLAREVVALRLAVKELASKDFIRGELRTMIEELDRREDEETEHAVS; the protein is encoded by the coding sequence ATGGCACGCGTTGACGTCGAGGACCGCCGGTTCGACACCCCGAAGGGCATCCGCCGATCGCCCTCCTTCCGCGGGACGGGTGACAAGGACCGATTCGGGCGCTTCACCGAGTGGGTGGCCCGCGCGATGGGCACCCCGGGCTTTCTCCTCGGACTGACCCTCTTCGCGGTCGGCTGGATGGTGTGGAACACGTTCGCGCCCGAGCACTACCGCTTCGACTCCATCGCGATCGGCTTCACGGCCTTGACGCTCGTGCTGTCATTGCAGGCGTCGTACGCCGCCCCGCTCATCCTGCTCGCCCAGAACCGGCAGGACGACCGCGACCGCGTGCAGATCGAGCAGGACCGGCAGCGCGCCGAACGCAATCTCGCCGACACCGAGTACCTCGCTCGCGAGGTGGTCGCCCTGCGCCTCGCGGTGAAAGAGCTCGCCTCGAAGGACTTCATCCGCGGCGAGCTCCGCACGATGATCGAGGAGCTCGACCGACGCGAAGACGAGGAGACGGAACATGCCGTCTCCTGA
- a CDS encoding Mrp/NBP35 family ATP-binding protein has protein sequence MPSPETDAIERAVHAALTGVIDPEIRKPVTELDMVESVTAGGDGRVHVVIRLTIVGCPASDRIERDVRQAAESVAGAGMADVTLSVMTPEQRAALTERLRGGRAARGNPFGPGSLTRVIAITSGKGGVGKSTITANLAVALAARGLSVGLVDADVHGFSIPGLLGLVDEAGVAARPTRVDEMILPPVAHGVKVISIGMFVEPTEPGGRASSVAVAWRGPMLHRTLNQFLTDVYFGDLDVLLVDLPPGTGDVAISLGQLLPNAEVVVVTTPQPAAADVAERSGVVARQTGQRLVGVVENMAGFVQPGGEVLDLFGSGGGALVAERLSEGQTAPVPLIASVPLSISLRQGGDAGTPVVIAAPDDPAARAIEHVAAYLAALPRELEGRRLDVSVR, from the coding sequence ATGCCGTCTCCTGAAACCGACGCGATCGAACGGGCCGTGCACGCGGCGCTCACGGGTGTCATCGACCCCGAGATCCGCAAACCCGTCACCGAGCTCGACATGGTCGAGTCCGTGACCGCGGGCGGCGACGGTCGCGTGCACGTCGTGATCCGGCTCACGATCGTCGGATGCCCCGCCTCCGACCGCATCGAACGCGATGTCCGCCAGGCCGCCGAGTCCGTCGCGGGCGCCGGCATGGCCGACGTCACGCTCTCGGTGATGACGCCCGAGCAGCGCGCCGCGCTGACGGAGCGGCTCCGCGGCGGCCGCGCCGCTCGTGGCAATCCCTTCGGTCCGGGCAGTCTCACGCGCGTGATCGCCATCACGAGCGGCAAGGGCGGGGTCGGCAAGTCCACGATCACCGCGAACCTCGCGGTGGCGCTCGCGGCGCGCGGCCTCTCGGTCGGGCTCGTCGACGCCGACGTACACGGCTTCTCGATTCCCGGCCTCCTCGGGCTCGTCGACGAGGCGGGCGTCGCCGCGCGGCCGACCCGCGTCGACGAGATGATCCTGCCGCCCGTCGCGCACGGCGTGAAGGTCATCTCGATCGGCATGTTCGTCGAACCGACCGAACCGGGCGGGCGCGCGTCATCCGTGGCCGTCGCCTGGCGCGGGCCGATGCTGCACCGAACCCTCAACCAGTTCCTCACCGACGTGTACTTCGGCGACCTCGACGTGCTCCTCGTCGACCTGCCGCCCGGCACCGGCGACGTCGCGATCTCGCTCGGCCAGTTGTTGCCGAACGCCGAGGTCGTCGTCGTGACGACCCCACAACCGGCGGCGGCGGATGTCGCCGAGCGCTCGGGCGTCGTCGCTCGCCAGACCGGCCAGCGCCTCGTCGGCGTCGTCGAGAACATGGCCGGATTCGTGCAGCCCGGTGGCGAGGTGCTCGACCTCTTCGGCTCAGGCGGCGGTGCGCTCGTCGCCGAGCGGCTCTCCGAAGGCCAGACCGCACCCGTGCCGCTCATCGCGAGCGTCCCGCTCAGCATCTCGCTGCGGCAGGGAGGAGACGCGGGCACGCCCGTCGTCATCGCCGCACCCGACGACCCCGCGGCGCGCGCCATCGAGCACGTCGCGGCGTACCTCGCGGCGCTCCCCCGCGAGCTCGAGGGCCGCAGGCTCGACGTCTCGGTGCGGTGA
- a CDS encoding succinic semialdehyde dehydrogenase: protein MRAPTASPELFTSLTDDVVASGSDTVSVLTPSTGETLHELPRSSAGDVRDAVARARLAQLAWARAGFAERRRVLLRAHDLVLERRELLLDLIQLESGKTRGQAFEEVFGAASLTRYNALAARGVLRCRRRRSGVPVVLTTRVRYRPKGVAGVITPWNYALSLAAMDVVPALAAGCAVVQKADDQGALSILALRRAFIDAGVPEALWAVVTGEGSEVGEALTDVADYICFTGSTATGRRIGEKAGRRLVGASLELGGKNPLIVLDDVDPEQAATDAAYACFAAMGQLCVSIERIYVHRAVAGAFTRALVDRLEQARLGSSLDYGSDFGSLASAAQLARVEAHLDDALAQGATVLTGGRARTDVGPWFFQPTVLTGVTPTMRVYAEETFGAIASLYIVDDEEEAILAANASEYGLNAAVFTGSTKRGQRVANALEAGNVNINEGYRGSYSSFAAPMGGMKQSGVGRRNGPEGLLRFVEPVTISAMTGLLQLPRTGREFGALEQPLLLLAWVLRGIRRR from the coding sequence ATGCGCGCCCCAACGGCCTCACCCGAACTCTTCACGAGCCTCACCGACGACGTCGTCGCCTCGGGCTCCGACACCGTTTCCGTCCTCACGCCGTCGACCGGCGAGACGCTCCACGAGCTGCCGCGGTCGAGCGCCGGCGACGTGCGCGACGCCGTCGCAAGGGCGAGGCTCGCCCAGCTGGCCTGGGCGCGCGCCGGCTTCGCTGAGCGCCGCAGGGTGCTGCTGCGGGCCCACGACCTCGTACTCGAACGCCGCGAGCTCCTGCTCGACCTCATCCAGCTCGAGAGCGGCAAGACTCGCGGGCAGGCCTTCGAGGAGGTCTTCGGGGCTGCCTCGCTCACGAGGTACAACGCACTCGCGGCTCGCGGAGTGCTTCGCTGCCGACGGCGGCGCTCGGGCGTCCCCGTGGTGCTCACGACGAGGGTGCGGTATCGGCCGAAGGGCGTCGCCGGGGTGATCACCCCGTGGAACTACGCGCTGAGCCTCGCCGCGATGGACGTGGTGCCCGCACTGGCCGCCGGGTGCGCCGTCGTGCAGAAGGCCGACGACCAGGGCGCGCTCTCGATCCTCGCCTTGCGCCGTGCGTTCATCGACGCAGGCGTGCCCGAGGCGCTGTGGGCCGTGGTCACGGGCGAGGGGTCCGAGGTGGGCGAGGCGCTCACCGACGTCGCCGACTACATCTGCTTCACGGGCTCGACCGCGACCGGCCGCAGGATCGGCGAGAAGGCCGGTCGGCGACTCGTCGGTGCTTCCCTCGAGCTCGGCGGCAAGAATCCGCTCATCGTGCTCGACGACGTCGATCCGGAGCAGGCGGCGACGGATGCCGCGTACGCGTGCTTCGCGGCGATGGGCCAGTTGTGCGTCTCGATCGAGCGCATCTACGTGCACCGCGCCGTCGCCGGCGCCTTCACACGCGCCCTCGTCGATCGGCTCGAACAGGCCAGGCTCGGGTCGTCCCTCGACTACGGGAGCGACTTCGGGTCGCTCGCGAGCGCCGCACAGCTCGCCCGCGTCGAGGCGCACCTCGACGATGCGCTCGCGCAAGGGGCGACCGTGCTCACGGGCGGGCGCGCACGCACCGACGTGGGCCCGTGGTTCTTCCAGCCGACGGTGCTCACGGGGGTGACCCCGACCATGCGCGTCTACGCCGAGGAGACGTTCGGCGCGATCGCCTCGCTCTACATCGTCGACGACGAGGAGGAGGCGATCCTCGCGGCCAACGCGAGCGAGTACGGGCTGAATGCCGCGGTGTTCACCGGATCGACGAAACGCGGGCAGCGCGTCGCGAACGCGCTCGAGGCAGGCAACGTGAACATCAACGAGGGCTACCGCGGCAGCTACTCCTCCTTCGCGGCTCCCATGGGCGGCATGAAGCAATCGGGCGTCGGCCGGCGCAACGGTCCCGAGGGGCTGCTGCGGTTCGTCGAGCCCGTGACGATCTCGGCGATGACGGGGCTGCTGCAGCTCCCGCGCACCGGGCGCGAGTTCGGGGCGCTCGAGCAACCGCTGCTGCTGCTCGCGTGGGTGCTCCGCGGCATCCGTCGCCGCTGA
- a CDS encoding SDR family NAD(P)-dependent oxidoreductase: MRLEKVTALVTGAGSGIGAAVSSHFRREGARLLLTGRRERMDIVQPDDVYVSGDLNDEVFVASLAEHAAGAFGSVDVVVINHGLQASSPLTEMAYDDAKNVLHSNLLSAFLVMKHFAPLMPAAGGSFVCVSSRLGMVGMPGEVLYSAAKGGLIMLAKGAAIEWAPRNIRVNVVAPGLTATPIIESAFRRRSDPEAYRRERESQIPLQRLASPEEVADAVLFLASSESSYITGAVLPVDGGYTAF, from the coding sequence ATGAGACTCGAGAAGGTCACCGCGCTGGTCACCGGCGCCGGCAGCGGGATAGGAGCGGCGGTGAGCTCCCATTTCCGCCGCGAGGGCGCGCGGCTGCTGCTGACCGGTCGTAGAGAGCGGATGGACATCGTTCAGCCCGACGACGTGTACGTGTCCGGGGATCTCAACGACGAGGTGTTCGTCGCAAGCTTGGCCGAGCACGCCGCGGGCGCCTTCGGTTCGGTCGACGTGGTCGTGATCAACCACGGTCTGCAGGCCAGCAGCCCGTTGACCGAGATGGCGTACGACGACGCGAAGAACGTGCTCCACAGCAACCTGCTCAGCGCGTTTCTGGTGATGAAGCACTTCGCTCCGCTGATGCCCGCGGCTGGGGGCTCATTCGTGTGCGTGAGCTCGCGACTCGGCATGGTTGGCATGCCTGGGGAAGTGCTGTATTCCGCGGCGAAGGGCGGCCTGATCATGCTCGCAAAGGGTGCGGCGATCGAGTGGGCGCCGCGCAACATCCGGGTCAACGTGGTTGCGCCCGGCCTGACTGCGACCCCGATCATCGAATCAGCCTTCCGACGCAGGTCCGACCCCGAGGCGTACCGGCGTGAGCGCGAGTCCCAGATTCCACTTCAACGCCTCGCCTCGCCCGAGGAGGTCGCTGACGCTGTGCTCTTCCTCGCCTCGTCGGAGTCGTCCTACATCACCGGAGCGGTCCTTCCCGTCGACGGCGGGTACACCGCTTTCTAG
- a CDS encoding alanine racemase, which produces MHRLQRVLNRLVNRVDTPLPIVLADVMQRNIDRMQVFAVEHHLDLRPHVKTHKCVEVGRRQVEAGAVGITAGNVGEAEVFAQAGFEDIFLAYPVWPSGTKGDRIRRLAQTTRMRVGVDNLAAIEALAESMRGEPDRLQVVVEIDCGARRSGAPPAAAGDLARAARKRGLVPVGVYTYPGHGSSGPDSPEPAAQDQQAALTAAVRSFGDVGITAEVVSAGSTPTIAFSTNSVITEIRPGEYVFCDLNNTRLGACDEDQIALFVAATVVSDWIPDQVILDVGTKALGREGNPERGFGGIAGKKAVLAKLNEYHGFAAVPVGEPRPSVGTVIPVVPNHVCPVVNSFEELVVTDSEGTMLERWPVAARGLLS; this is translated from the coding sequence ATGCACCGGCTTCAACGAGTACTCAACCGCCTGGTCAACCGAGTGGACACCCCATTGCCGATCGTGCTGGCCGACGTCATGCAGCGAAACATCGATCGCATGCAAGTCTTCGCCGTCGAGCACCATCTGGACCTGCGGCCTCACGTCAAGACGCACAAGTGCGTCGAGGTCGGTCGACGCCAGGTCGAGGCGGGGGCGGTCGGGATCACCGCCGGCAACGTCGGTGAGGCGGAGGTCTTTGCCCAGGCCGGGTTCGAGGACATCTTTCTCGCCTACCCGGTCTGGCCGTCGGGTACCAAGGGCGACCGGATCCGCCGTCTGGCGCAGACCACCCGGATGCGCGTGGGGGTGGACAACCTTGCTGCGATCGAGGCCCTCGCCGAATCGATGAGAGGGGAGCCGGACCGGCTCCAGGTAGTGGTGGAAATCGACTGTGGCGCCCGCCGGTCCGGAGCCCCGCCCGCGGCTGCGGGCGATCTCGCACGTGCGGCCCGCAAGCGCGGGCTGGTGCCGGTCGGGGTGTACACCTATCCGGGGCATGGCAGCTCCGGTCCGGATTCCCCTGAGCCTGCGGCGCAAGACCAGCAAGCCGCGCTGACCGCCGCAGTGCGCAGCTTCGGCGACGTCGGCATCACCGCCGAGGTGGTCAGCGCTGGCTCGACGCCCACGATCGCCTTCTCGACCAACAGCGTGATCACCGAGATCCGTCCCGGCGAGTACGTCTTCTGCGACCTGAACAACACCCGGCTCGGCGCATGCGATGAGGACCAGATCGCGCTGTTCGTCGCCGCCACCGTCGTCAGCGACTGGATCCCCGATCAGGTGATCCTCGACGTCGGCACCAAGGCCCTGGGCCGTGAGGGCAACCCCGAACGAGGGTTCGGCGGCATCGCCGGGAAGAAGGCGGTCCTCGCGAAGCTCAACGAGTACCACGGGTTTGCTGCAGTGCCCGTCGGCGAACCGCGTCCGAGCGTCGGCACGGTCATACCGGTGGTGCCGAACCACGTTTGCCCAGTCGTGAACAGCTTCGAGGAGCTGGTCGTGACCGACTCTGAAGGCACGATGCTGGAGCGGTGGCCGGTCGCCGCCCGTGGACTCCTCAGCTGA
- a CDS encoding GntR family transcriptional regulator — translation MDATFEWHEKRTTTPDGVYRVLRSAILDGSVPPGGQLREAHIAADLGISRSPLREALTRLEEEGLVVKIPFRGAFVVEVSAREVAEIASIRLRVEPYAGQLSMEVLRGRERPTLMQTIEDLHRATEQNDIPASIDAHLRFHRLFYDFSGHGILQSLWNGWENKLRLYLVVDHRSYSDVHDIAREHEGLVACVLAGDVDGFGREMVHHFPSALHAQTEGHGNASSGVPDNAAPAWAPTSPSADPAKED, via the coding sequence ATGGACGCCACGTTCGAATGGCATGAGAAGCGGACGACGACCCCGGATGGCGTCTACCGCGTGCTGCGTTCCGCCATCCTCGATGGGAGCGTGCCGCCTGGGGGACAACTGCGTGAGGCGCACATCGCGGCGGATCTCGGGATCAGCCGGTCGCCGCTGCGGGAAGCGCTGACGAGGCTCGAGGAGGAGGGGCTGGTCGTGAAGATCCCCTTCCGCGGGGCCTTCGTTGTCGAGGTGAGCGCTCGGGAGGTCGCCGAGATCGCCTCGATCCGCTTACGGGTCGAGCCCTACGCCGGGCAGCTCTCCATGGAAGTGCTGCGCGGCCGGGAGCGGCCCACGTTGATGCAGACCATCGAGGACCTCCACCGGGCCACTGAGCAGAACGACATCCCGGCCAGCATCGATGCGCACCTTCGCTTCCACAGGCTCTTCTACGACTTCTCGGGACACGGAATCCTGCAGAGCCTCTGGAACGGGTGGGAGAACAAGCTTCGTCTCTACCTCGTGGTCGACCATCGCTCCTATAGCGACGTGCATGACATCGCACGCGAGCACGAGGGGCTGGTTGCGTGTGTGCTGGCGGGCGACGTGGACGGGTTCGGCCGGGAGATGGTTCACCACTTTCCCTCCGCACTGCATGCCCAGACTGAGGGCCACGGGAATGCGAGCTCCGGCGTACCTGACAACGCGGCGCCTGCCTGGGCGCCAACCTCGCCCTCGGCGGACCCCGCCAAGGAGGACTGA
- a CDS encoding haloacid dehalogenase type II → MGIDIKPKFVTFDMNGTLIQFRINDAIRQVLGDRLPAEIAADFLQACKAYRIDECTGDYKPFHQIVGRSLERASGRLGLEYRESDARAIYDCIPTWGPYPGVTEALNRLAEEVPLVIITNSDTAHAVRLAANLQAPFEVVISAEQMGVYKPRLSAFEYMFDELGAAPDEIVHVSASPMYDLRPAAVMGIEHKVYVDRGFEADEHWLGYERITDIADLPALFGLPRP, encoded by the coding sequence ATGGGAATTGACATCAAGCCGAAGTTCGTGACGTTCGACATGAACGGAACGCTGATCCAGTTCCGCATCAACGATGCGATCCGTCAGGTCTTGGGCGACCGGCTGCCGGCGGAGATCGCCGCCGACTTCCTGCAGGCCTGCAAGGCGTACCGAATCGACGAGTGCACGGGTGACTACAAGCCGTTCCACCAGATCGTCGGTCGTTCCCTTGAACGCGCCTCCGGCAGGCTCGGCCTCGAGTACCGCGAGAGCGACGCACGTGCAATCTACGACTGCATCCCCACCTGGGGCCCGTACCCGGGTGTCACCGAGGCACTGAACCGCTTGGCGGAGGAAGTCCCGCTGGTGATCATCACGAACAGCGACACCGCGCACGCAGTGCGCCTCGCGGCGAACCTCCAGGCCCCGTTCGAAGTCGTCATCAGCGCCGAGCAAATGGGCGTCTACAAACCACGGCTCAGCGCGTTCGAGTACATGTTCGACGAGCTCGGCGCGGCGCCCGACGAGATCGTGCACGTCTCCGCGAGTCCGATGTACGACCTCCGCCCTGCTGCGGTCATGGGCATCGAGCACAAGGTGTACGTGGACCGGGGCTTCGAGGCGGACGAGCACTGGCTCGGCTACGAGCGGATCACCGACATCGCCGACCTCCCCGCTCTCTTCGGCCTGCCGCGTCCTTGA
- a CDS encoding sec-independent translocase: protein MFGLTFEKLLIIGVIAVFLLGPERLPHYAAQLGRLVRSLRDMATGAKDRMREEMGPDFDDVDWKKLDPRQYDPRRIIREALVDVDPFTEPEKPVVARAAVNENSAYLQRKRKRDALGADEQAPFDSEAT, encoded by the coding sequence GTGTTCGGTCTGACGTTCGAGAAGCTCCTCATCATCGGGGTGATCGCCGTCTTCCTGCTCGGCCCAGAGCGGCTGCCGCACTATGCCGCTCAGCTCGGTCGCCTCGTGAGGTCGCTGCGCGACATGGCGACCGGTGCGAAAGACCGCATGCGCGAAGAGATGGGCCCAGACTTCGACGACGTCGACTGGAAGAAGCTCGATCCGCGCCAGTACGACCCTCGGCGCATCATCCGTGAGGCCCTCGTCGACGTCGATCCCTTCACAGAGCCCGAGAAGCCCGTCGTCGCTCGCGCGGCGGTGAACGAGAACTCCGCCTACCTGCAGCGCAAGCGCAAGCGAGACGCCCTCGGCGCCGACGAGCAGGCGCCGTTCGACTCCGAAGCCACGTAG
- a CDS encoding O-methyltransferase: MSDHDLNWKYVDESVVETESIVKARQQSLELGIEPVSPAMGAQLAVLAAATRAESIIEVGTGVGVSGLWMLQAARRALLTSIDTETEYQQHARQNFADAGITAARVRLIAGRASEVLPRMNESSYDVVFIDADGPAVIEYAEHGLRLAKPGGIVVVARALWRGRVADPVRRDEAASAFRTLIGELAASTAVATAISPAGDGLLQIVKLGA; encoded by the coding sequence GTGTCTGATCACGACTTGAACTGGAAGTACGTCGACGAGTCGGTCGTCGAGACCGAATCGATCGTCAAAGCGCGCCAGCAGTCGCTCGAGCTCGGCATCGAGCCCGTCTCGCCGGCCATGGGCGCCCAACTGGCCGTGCTCGCTGCCGCGACCCGAGCCGAGTCGATCATCGAAGTCGGCACGGGAGTCGGCGTCTCGGGACTCTGGATGCTGCAGGCCGCCCGGCGCGCGCTGCTCACCTCGATCGACACCGAGACCGAATACCAGCAGCACGCCCGCCAGAATTTCGCCGATGCGGGCATCACGGCGGCGCGAGTACGCCTCATCGCCGGGCGAGCGAGCGAGGTGCTGCCGCGCATGAACGAGAGCTCATACGACGTCGTCTTCATCGACGCCGACGGCCCCGCAGTGATCGAGTATGCCGAGCACGGACTACGGCTCGCGAAGCCCGGCGGCATCGTGGTCGTCGCGCGGGCGCTCTGGAGAGGCAGGGTCGCCGACCCGGTGCGACGCGATGAGGCGGCGAGTGCGTTCCGCACGCTCATCGGCGAACTTGCCGCATCCACCGCGGTTGCCACCGCGATCTCCCCGGCCGGCGACGGCCTGCTCCAGATCGTGAAGCTGGGTGCCTGA
- a CDS encoding DUF3117 domain-containing protein, which produces MAAMKPRTGDGPMEAVKEGRLIIVRVPLEGGGRLVVSVNDAEAKELYNVLSGVVNPA; this is translated from the coding sequence ATGGCGGCCATGAAGCCACGCACCGGAGACGGGCCTATGGAGGCTGTGAAGGAGGGTCGCCTCATCATCGTTCGAGTTCCGCTCGAGGGAGGCGGTCGCCTCGTCGTCTCGGTGAACGACGCTGAGGCCAAGGAGCTCTACAACGTGCTCAGTGGCGTAGTGAACCCAGCCTGA